The Solea senegalensis isolate Sse05_10M linkage group LG9, IFAPA_SoseM_1, whole genome shotgun sequence genome has a segment encoding these proteins:
- the rbm12bb gene encoding RNA binding motif protein 12Bb, which yields MEFCCHFITVDVQLIFFKRVSTGVLALVNVDSLQLMIDLNLSVLSVFGWLLSTLSLTPFTLQCYSDSRVLYWNSREVSQRQRSPIVSNNTILYPSVCRCCYMCVSMAVVIRLQRLNVTAGTEDIRKFFTGLKIPDGGVHIIGGDQEEAFIIFATDEDARRAMSRSGHCINGTPVTLLLSSKSEMQTMLERSTKIVELEQRNRFEENERPTRRSLGSEVGRLGHTSSPNHQTASKCDDGLLVFLKGLPFSVTEKEIHDFFSGLLIDEIVLVKNKKGSNNGTGFVKFATREDAIEGLKRDREYIGSRYIELSMTTAYDWYRNTGRPPMADNRNENFVRERSPIRNQRIQQDHHAKSQSPMAQMLITPGNEYCVLVDNLSYAVGKEDMKKLFDFAKLEDDQILHLMDSEGRRTRSAFVLFKNQRDYCEALANEKRQFFHRYIFTRPISRENMMTLLESHCMDVQPPGNSQEFSERPSSYPSDHYDSEKLCLFVRNLPLDVRKVEIMDFFLGFNITEDKVFLLFDHNGAGVGKALILFRSEAEATRALSLNGQRFLGSEVILKCITRSQMKQLGVEPPMVQEPLSREERYSGRSRASSYHSDSDRTEFPDYRMSRDGNIPVTDELTQFQGDYDYETRSGTRGPHGRGNGVRGDVRPSSQPFDGPTCVRLVNLPFQIRTEEIYDFCHGYQIIPGSVSLQFDQSGKPTGTATVVFQSRSEAMTAVEELSGRPIGPRKIKLLFV from the coding sequence ATGGAATTTTGCTGCCATTTTATAACAGTGGATGTGCAgttgatattttttaaaagggtTTCCACTGGTGTGTTAGCTTTGGTAAATGTTGACTCATTACAGTTAATGATCGATCTGAATCTTtctgttttatctgtttttggGTGGCTGTTGTCTACCCTGTCACTTACGCCATTTACTTTACAGTGCTATTCAGATTCAAGAGTGTTATATTGGAATAGCAGAGAAGTCAGTCAAAGGCAGAGAAGCCCGATAGTTAGCAATAATACTATTCTATACCCTTCTGTCTGCAGGTGCTGTTATATGTGCGTCAGCATGGCAGTCGTCATCCGTTTACAGAGACTAAATGTCACAGCTGGTACTGAGGATATTCGCAAGTTCTTCACTGGCCTCAAAATTCCAGATGGAGGGGTGCATATAATTGGTGGGGATCAAGAAGAAGCTTTCATTATCTTTGCCACGGATGAAGATGCAAGAAGAGCAATGTCACGGTCTGGGCATTGTATCAATGGTACACCTGTAACACTGCTACTCAGTAGTAAATCAGAGATGCAGACAATGCTTGAAAGAAGTACAAAAATTGTGGAGCTGGAACAAAGGAACCGATTTGAAGAGAACGAAAGGCCCACTAGAAGATCTTTGGGCTCTGAGGTGGGAAGATTGGGTCATACCTCATCTCCCAACCACCAGACAGCTTCAAAATGTGACGATGGCTTGTTGGTATTTTTAAAAGGATTGCCTTTCTCTGTGACTGAGAAAGAAATTCATGACTTTTTCAGTGGTTTACTTATCGATGAAATTGTCTTGGTGAAAAATAAGAAGGGGTCGAACAATGGAACAGGTTTTGTCAAATTTGCAACAAGAGAGGATGCGATTGAAGGCCTCAAGAGAGACCGGGAATACATTGGGTCGAGGTATATTGAgctctccatgacaacagcataCGATTGGTATCGCAATACTGGCAGACCTCCAATGGCTGACAACAGGAACGAAAACTTTGTGAGGGAGAGATCACCCATTCGTAATCAGAGAATTCAACAAGATCACCATGCCAAGTCACAGTCACCTATGGCCCAGATGCTCATCACTCCTGGCAATGAGTACTGTGTTTTGGTTGACAATCTGTCTTATGCTGTGGGGAAAGAAGACATGAAAAAgctttttgattttgcaaagctTGAGGATGATCAGATCTTGCACTTGATGGACAGTGAGGGGAGAAGAACAAGATCTGCCTTTGTTCTGTTCAAGAATCAGCGTGACTATTGTGAGGCTTTGGCTAATGAGAAAAGACAGTTTTTCCACCGATATATTTTTACCCGCCCAATCTCAAGAGAGAACATGATGACCCTTCTGGAGTCTCACTGCATGGATGTCCAACCTCCTGGAAATTCGCAAGAGTTTTCAGAGAGGCCCTCATCTTACCCCAGTGATCACTATGACTCTGAGaaattgtgtctgtttgtgcgAAACTTGCCATTAGATGTGAGAAAAGTTGAGATCATGGACTTCTTTCTTGGGTTTAATATCACTGAGGATAAGGTCTTCTTGCTGTTTGACCATAATGGTGCTGGGGTGGGGAAGGCTTTGATTCTTTTCCGATCTGAGGCAGAGGCTACAAGGGCACTCTCTCTAAATGGTCAACGGTTTCTTGGGTCAGAAGTCATTCTGAAATGCATTACACGTTCCCAGATGAAGCAGTTGGGTGTTGAACCGCCAATGGTCCAAGAGCCATTGTCAAGAGAGGAGCGCTATTCTGGCAGGAGCAGAGCGTCGTCCTATCACTCTGACAGTGATCGGACAGAGTTCCCTGATTACAGGATGTCTCGTGATGGTAATATACCAGTAACTGATGAACTGACTCAGTTCCAGGGAGACTATGATTATGAAACTCGTTCGGGCACTCGTGGTCCACATGGCAGGGGTAATGGTGTACGCGGTGATGTTCGCCCCTCTTCGCAACCCTTTGATGGTCCAACCTGTGTACGATTGGTCAACCTGCCATTCCAAATAAGAACAGAAGAAATATATGATTTTTGCCATGGGTATCAAATTATCCCTGGATCCGTCTCACTGCAGTTTGACCAGAGTGGAAAACCTACAGGCACTgcaactgttgtgtttcagtctCGTTCAGAGGCCATGACGGCAGTGGAGGAACTAAGTGGAAGACCCATAGGTCCaagaaaaataaagcttttgtttgtttga
- the gra gene encoding uncharacterized protein C8orf88 homolog: protein MEVSRRRSLQKHLEPARPLRRIVHIDSEPKIDAATCAQALEDHWIPQTNIGVEQFFKIFSLQKPKKVGRLCYTREFLVGLATCPQAMKKPEFLPEHPVVLTRAVSWIESLGTSSCEVERRTRKKCSPLSPPHAKKLSRVLWKRNAHSMIGASLVTVRSLSKH, encoded by the exons ATGGAGGTATCAAGGAGAAGATCCCTTCAAAAGCACCTGGAACCTGCTCGACCCCTACGCCGCATCGTCCACATTGACTCTG AGCCCAAAATAGATGCTGCTACATGTGCACAAGCTCTGGAGGACCACTGGATTCCTCAG ACAAATATTGGCGTCGAGCAGTTCTTCAAGATTTTCAGCCTCCAAAAACCGAAAAAAG TGGGCAGACTATGCTACACAAGAGAATTTTTAGTTGGATTGGCGACTTGTCCTCAGGCCATGAAGAAGCCAGAATTCTTGCCGGAGCACCCTGTGGTCTTGACTCGGGCAGTAAGTTGGAT aGAGAGCCTGGGGACCTCATCATGTGAAGTGGAGAGGAGGACAAGA aAAAAGTGTTCCCCGCTGTCGCCACCACATGCAAAGAAGTTGTCAAGAGTGTTGTGGAAAAGAAATGCACACAGCATGATCGGTGCGAGCCTGGTCACGGTGCGATCACTGTCGAAACACTAA